One Pseudomonas sp. HOU2 genomic window carries:
- the minE gene encoding cell division topological specificity factor MinE, producing the protein MNLFDFFRANKKPSTASVAKERLQIIVAHERGQRSTPDYLPALQKELVDVIRKYVNIGNDDVHVALESQGSCSILELNITLPDR; encoded by the coding sequence ATGAACCTTTTTGACTTCTTTCGTGCCAACAAAAAGCCAAGTACCGCCTCGGTAGCGAAAGAGCGTCTACAGATCATCGTGGCGCATGAGCGCGGCCAGCGCAGCACGCCGGATTACCTGCCAGCCTTGCAGAAGGAACTGGTCGACGTGATCCGCAAGTACGTCAACATCGGCAACGACGATGTACACGTTGCACTGGAAAGCCAGGGCAGTTGCTCGATTCTGGAACTCAACATCACCCTGCCCGATCGCTGA